The following proteins are encoded in a genomic region of Candidatus Deferrimicrobiaceae bacterium:
- the guaA gene encoding glutamine-hydrolyzing GMP synthase, whose protein sequence is MNEKVLILDFGSQYTMLIARRIRELKVYCEIHPYNVGTEFVREFRPNGIVLSGGPASVYGEGAPRIPREILALGVPVLGICYGMQLIADLLGGKVAKAADREYGIANIRGQWGDPLFLGIEEFRHNMTIQVWMSHGDRIVEMPKGFAAIGGSENSPVAAMTDESHSIYGVQFHPEVAHTPKGKEILANFLFRVCGLSPLWTMHSFIEASVEKIRRLVGKENIVLGLSGGVDSSVAAVLLHRALGDQLTCIFVNNGLLRKGEGDEVLHTFREGIGIHLEYVDASERFLKALRGISDPEEKRKVIGETFIRVFEEAAGKIPGVGFLGQGTLYPDVIESVSFKGPSATIKSHHNVGGLPDTMHLKLVEPLRELFKDEVRELGRELLVPDPILDRQPFPGPGLAVRIIGPVTEERIRILQEADAIVQEEVRNAGLYESIWQSFAVLLPVKTVGVMGDERTYENVAAIRAVHSQDGMTADWVRLPYDLLQRISTRIINEVQGINRVVYDISSKPPSTIEWE, encoded by the coding sequence TTGAACGAAAAGGTGCTGATCCTCGATTTCGGGTCGCAGTATACGATGCTCATCGCCCGGCGCATCCGGGAGCTGAAGGTGTACTGCGAAATCCACCCGTACAACGTGGGGACGGAGTTCGTCCGGGAGTTCCGGCCGAACGGCATCGTCCTCTCGGGCGGGCCGGCCAGCGTGTACGGGGAGGGGGCCCCGAGGATCCCGCGGGAGATTCTTGCGTTGGGGGTGCCCGTCCTGGGGATCTGCTACGGGATGCAGCTCATCGCCGACCTCCTGGGGGGGAAGGTGGCGAAAGCCGCCGACCGGGAATACGGGATCGCCAACATCCGGGGACAGTGGGGAGACCCCCTGTTCCTCGGGATCGAGGAGTTTCGGCACAACATGACGATCCAGGTCTGGATGAGCCACGGGGACCGGATCGTGGAGATGCCGAAAGGGTTCGCGGCGATCGGCGGCTCGGAGAACTCTCCCGTGGCCGCCATGACCGACGAGTCCCACAGCATTTACGGCGTCCAGTTCCACCCGGAAGTGGCCCACACCCCCAAGGGGAAGGAGATCCTGGCCAACTTCCTCTTCCGCGTCTGCGGCCTGTCCCCCCTGTGGACGATGCACTCCTTCATCGAGGCAAGCGTCGAGAAGATCCGCCGGCTGGTGGGGAAGGAGAATATCGTCCTGGGGCTTTCCGGCGGGGTCGATTCCTCCGTCGCGGCGGTGCTTCTCCACCGTGCCCTCGGGGACCAGCTGACGTGCATCTTCGTGAACAACGGGCTGCTCCGCAAGGGCGAGGGGGACGAAGTCCTGCACACCTTCCGGGAGGGGATCGGGATCCACCTCGAGTACGTCGACGCGTCGGAACGGTTCCTCAAGGCCCTCCGCGGAATCTCCGATCCGGAGGAGAAGCGAAAGGTGATCGGGGAGACGTTCATCCGGGTGTTCGAGGAGGCGGCGGGGAAGATCCCCGGCGTCGGGTTCCTGGGGCAGGGTACCCTGTACCCCGACGTGATCGAAAGCGTCTCCTTCAAGGGGCCGTCCGCCACGATCAAGTCCCACCACAACGTCGGCGGCCTCCCCGATACGATGCATCTGAAGCTCGTGGAGCCGCTTCGCGAACTCTTCAAGGACGAGGTGCGGGAACTCGGCCGCGAGCTGCTGGTCCCGGATCCCATTCTCGACCGGCAGCCGTTCCCCGGGCCCGGCCTGGCCGTGAGGATCATCGGGCCGGTTACCGAGGAACGGATCCGCATCCTGCAGGAGGCGGACGCCATCGTGCAGGAGGAGGTGAGGAACGCCGGCCTCTACGAATCGATCTGGCAGTCCTTCGCCGTTCTCCTCCCGGTCAAGACGGTGGGCGTCATGGGCGACGAGCGGACGTACGAGAACGTGGCGGCGATCCGCGCGGTGCACAGCCAGGACGGGATGACCGCCGACTGGGTTCGCCTCCCGTACGACCTTCTCCAGCGGATCTCGACCCGCATCATCAACGAGGTCCAGGGGATCAACCGCGTCGTGTACGACATCTCCTCCAAGCCGCCCAGCACCATCGAATGGGAGTAG
- the dnaE gene encoding DNA polymerase III subunit alpha, with protein sequence MVSEFVHLHLHSQYSLLDGAIKIEDLVRKVARMGMPAVALTDHGGMIGAVDFYEKANRAGIKPILGAEIYMTPGSRHDRKATPGEERSHHLILLAESDEGYKNLIRLVSRAHVEGFYYKPRVDKEILREHAKGIIATSACLQGEIPVLLAREGKKRAAAALEEYKDIFPDGRFFLEIQDNGLTEQNRMNPGIIELARKTETPLVATNDCHYLERKDARVHDILLCLQTGKVIGAADRMRFETDQFYVKAPEEFERAFGHIAPDALKNTLAIAERCLVTLDLGHNKIPEFPVPEGMTSEQYLRKLSAEGLIRRFQEKKRRAERIGPEEEAYRKRLEYEMTVIENTGFSGYFLIVWDFIRFAKEQGIPVGPGRGSAAGSLVAYALRITEVDPLSYGLLFERFLNPERISLPDIDCDFCKDRRDEVIRYVEDRYGKENVAQIITFGTMKARAAVRDVGRVLEMPYAEVDQIAKLIPADLGMTIDRAIAVEPRLAEMIGGNPKVADLFEYAKGIEGLSRHASTHAAGVVIANRPITEYVPLYRNPNGDITTQFSMQDIEKVGLVKFDFLGLRTLTAIHNTRRLILEQRGEEVDLDMLSLSDPETYAMLSRGDTAGVFQCESQGFTDLLLRLKPDRFTHLIDAVALHRPGPLQSGMVDDFIARRHGQKTIEYSLPQLEEILRDTYGVIVYQEQVMQIAVTLAGFSMGEADVLRKAMGKKDAALMEKQKIRFLEGAQRLGISGKKAAAIFDLMAQFGEYGFNKSHSTAYALLAYQTAYLKTHYPVEFFCALMTSESGDTAKIIRYMTYCRERSIPVLPPDVNESRFAFHPSGKAIRFGLSAIKGVGASAIDAIREAKGEEPFATPEDFLSRVDIRKVNKRAVESLVKAGALDSLESDRGGLFERLPVLLEAAQESARRKGSGQFPLFGEKIAPPPAAGPDPKPSPSTWSRRERLMHEREAIGVYITGHPLDDYTGEMELFANATSSRVPALASGSEVRIGGVIASIRQKTTRQGKKMAYLQFEDLEGVLEVVVFPETFQQSQDALSCEGPVFLVGRVEKGEKSAKIIATEIFRMENIRERLARSVHFQIFTDRMAPSDIVDLRKMLERNPGEKKAFLHLVREGEYETILALPDKLAVTPSLTLARDLRIRFGYDVLRLH encoded by the coding sequence ATGGTGAGCGAGTTCGTCCACCTGCATCTGCATTCCCAGTACAGTCTTCTCGACGGGGCGATCAAGATCGAGGACCTCGTGCGCAAGGTGGCCCGGATGGGGATGCCCGCCGTAGCGCTCACCGACCACGGGGGGATGATCGGGGCGGTCGATTTCTACGAGAAGGCGAACCGGGCGGGGATCAAGCCGATCCTCGGGGCCGAGATCTATATGACCCCCGGTTCCCGCCACGACCGCAAGGCGACGCCGGGCGAGGAACGGTCGCATCACCTGATCCTGCTGGCGGAATCGGACGAAGGATACAAGAACCTCATCCGGCTCGTGTCCCGGGCCCATGTCGAGGGGTTCTACTACAAGCCCCGCGTCGACAAGGAGATCCTTCGGGAACACGCGAAGGGGATCATCGCCACCTCCGCATGCCTGCAGGGGGAGATCCCGGTCCTTCTCGCCCGCGAGGGGAAAAAGCGGGCGGCGGCAGCCCTCGAGGAGTACAAGGATATTTTCCCGGACGGGCGCTTCTTTCTGGAGATCCAGGACAACGGGTTGACCGAGCAGAACCGGATGAACCCCGGGATCATCGAGCTCGCCCGGAAGACGGAAACGCCGCTCGTGGCGACGAACGACTGCCATTACCTCGAGCGCAAGGACGCCCGGGTGCACGACATCCTGCTCTGCCTGCAGACGGGGAAGGTGATCGGGGCCGCGGACCGGATGCGGTTCGAGACCGACCAGTTCTATGTGAAGGCGCCCGAGGAGTTCGAGCGCGCGTTCGGCCACATCGCCCCGGACGCATTGAAGAACACCCTCGCCATCGCCGAGCGCTGCCTCGTGACGCTCGATCTCGGCCACAACAAGATCCCGGAGTTCCCAGTCCCCGAAGGGATGACCTCCGAACAGTACCTGAGGAAGCTTTCCGCCGAGGGGCTGATTCGCCGCTTCCAGGAAAAGAAGAGGCGGGCGGAGAGGATCGGCCCGGAGGAAGAGGCGTACCGGAAGCGGCTGGAGTACGAGATGACCGTCATCGAAAACACCGGCTTCTCCGGCTACTTCCTGATCGTCTGGGACTTCATCCGGTTCGCCAAGGAACAGGGGATCCCGGTGGGGCCGGGGCGGGGAAGCGCGGCGGGGAGCCTCGTCGCGTATGCTTTGCGGATCACCGAGGTCGACCCCCTGTCCTATGGCCTGCTCTTCGAGCGGTTCCTCAACCCGGAGCGGATCAGCCTTCCCGACATCGATTGCGACTTCTGCAAGGACCGCCGGGACGAGGTCATCCGGTACGTGGAGGATCGGTACGGAAAGGAGAACGTCGCCCAGATCATCACGTTCGGGACGATGAAGGCCCGGGCCGCGGTGCGCGACGTCGGCAGGGTGCTCGAGATGCCCTACGCCGAGGTCGACCAGATCGCGAAGCTCATCCCCGCGGATCTCGGGATGACGATCGACAGGGCGATCGCCGTCGAGCCGAGGCTCGCGGAGATGATCGGGGGAAACCCGAAAGTGGCCGATCTCTTCGAGTACGCGAAAGGGATCGAGGGGCTGTCCCGCCACGCCTCGACCCATGCCGCGGGGGTCGTCATCGCGAACCGGCCGATCACCGAGTACGTCCCCCTGTACCGGAACCCGAACGGCGACATCACGACGCAGTTTTCGATGCAGGACATCGAGAAGGTCGGGCTGGTCAAGTTCGACTTCCTCGGACTGCGCACGCTCACGGCGATCCACAACACGCGGAGGCTGATCCTCGAACAGCGCGGGGAGGAAGTGGACCTGGACATGCTTTCCCTCTCCGATCCGGAGACGTACGCGATGCTCTCCCGCGGGGACACCGCCGGCGTGTTCCAGTGCGAAAGCCAGGGGTTCACGGACCTGCTTCTTCGCCTGAAGCCGGACCGGTTCACGCACCTCATCGACGCGGTCGCCCTCCACAGGCCGGGTCCCCTCCAGAGCGGGATGGTGGACGACTTCATCGCGCGGCGGCACGGGCAGAAGACGATCGAGTATTCGCTGCCGCAGCTCGAGGAGATCCTCCGGGACACCTACGGCGTGATCGTCTACCAGGAGCAGGTCATGCAGATCGCGGTCACGCTCGCCGGGTTCTCCATGGGGGAGGCGGACGTCCTTCGCAAGGCCATGGGGAAGAAGGACGCGGCGCTCATGGAAAAGCAGAAGATCCGGTTCCTCGAAGGGGCGCAGCGGTTGGGGATCTCCGGGAAAAAGGCCGCGGCCATCTTCGACCTCATGGCGCAGTTCGGCGAATACGGCTTCAACAAGTCCCACAGCACGGCGTACGCGCTTCTGGCCTACCAGACCGCCTACCTCAAGACGCACTATCCCGTCGAGTTCTTCTGCGCCCTGATGACCTCCGAGTCGGGAGACACCGCCAAGATCATCCGGTACATGACGTATTGCCGGGAGAGAAGCATCCCGGTCCTCCCTCCGGACGTCAACGAGTCCCGCTTCGCCTTTCACCCCTCGGGGAAGGCGATCCGGTTCGGGCTCTCGGCGATCAAGGGGGTGGGGGCGTCCGCCATCGACGCCATCCGGGAGGCGAAGGGGGAGGAGCCGTTCGCCACGCCGGAGGACTTTCTGTCCCGCGTGGACATTCGCAAGGTCAACAAGCGGGCGGTCGAGAGCCTGGTCAAGGCAGGGGCCCTCGACTCCCTCGAATCCGACCGGGGGGGATTGTTCGAAAGGTTGCCGGTCCTCTTGGAGGCCGCCCAGGAATCGGCGCGGAGGAAGGGCTCCGGCCAGTTTCCCCTGTTCGGGGAGAAAATCGCGCCTCCCCCCGCGGCCGGACCGGACCCGAAGCCTTCCCCTTCCACCTGGAGCAGGCGGGAGAGGCTTATGCACGAACGGGAGGCTATCGGGGTCTACATCACCGGCCACCCGCTGGACGATTACACCGGAGAGATGGAGCTCTTCGCGAACGCCACCTCGTCGCGCGTGCCCGCTCTGGCGTCGGGATCCGAGGTGAGGATCGGGGGGGTCATCGCCTCGATCCGCCAGAAGACGACCCGGCAGGGGAAGAAGATGGCGTATCTCCAGTTCGAGGACCTGGAAGGGGTGCTCGAGGTGGTCGTCTTCCCGGAAACGTTCCAGCAAAGCCAGGATGCCCTCTCCTGCGAGGGGCCGGTTTTTCTCGTCGGGCGCGTGGAGAAGGGGGAAAAGTCCGCGAAGATCATCGCGACGGAGATCTTCCGGATGGAAAACATCCGGGAGCGTCTGGCCCGATCGGTCCACTTCCAGATCTTCACCGACCGGATGGCGCCTTCCGATATCGTCGATCTGCGGAAGATGCTGGAGCGCAATCCCGGGGAGA